The sequence CTGCATGGCTTGTTTCAGCAACAGACCAAACATCAGGTATTTCCAGAAAAAATTCAGATTTTCCCGACTGTCACCAGCGCCCAGCGTGGTCTGGCAAATGAGGCGATCAATCCCCTCACGTTCCATCGCCTGAATAATATGCCGGGTACCTTCGGCGCGAACAACCCCTTTGCGCCCCGCCCCTAAGGCACACAATACGGCATCGTGCCCGCCGATGGCCTGCTCAACAGCCGCGTAATCCAGTACGTCGCCCGCGTATACCTGCAATGAAGGATGCTCAACCTGTACCGATTCGGGTCGACGACTGAAAGCGGTGACCGTGTGTCCCTGATCGAGTGCCTGACGAACGAGCTCGCGGCCGATGCTGCCCGTTGCTCCAAAAATGATGATGCGCATATCCTTTTTTTAGGACAAACGTACCCGTCGGCAAAGGGTGAAAATAGAACAAAACCGACAGCGCGCCTTACGTACCCAGCGGACTGAGTAGCCGGGCATCGGCCCGATGCCGCCGAAACTGCAGGGGCGTCACGCCCGTGAATTCTTTAAACGAGCGGATGAAGTGCGACTGATCGGCGTATCCGTTGTCGAACGCAATGTCTGACAGCTTCTGGTAGTGGCGGCTTTCCAGCTGACTCAGTGCCGACTGAAACCGACAAATGCGTGAAAACAGGCGCGGTGAAATGCCAACGTACTGCTCAAACCGACGTTCAAAGGTGCGCTCCGAAAGGTTGAGGTACTGTTGCAACGCGGGCAATTGGGTCAGCCCGTTTGTGATCCGAATCCGCCCAAGGGCATAGTCCAGCGCCGGGTCGACGCCCAGGGCGCTGGTTCGGGCGAGTTGGAGCACATAGGCCGATAACCGGCTGACCTGCTGGGCCGCCGTTTCGTGCCAAAGCTGCTCCTGCAAAGACTCGATGCCCTGCGTTGGCAACGCACTCAGGTCATAACAGGTATCCGTCAGTTCATTAGCCCTAACCGCCAGTAATGGCCCGATCGCCTGCGGGTGCAACAAACCGACAATGAGCCGGAAAGGTCCTTCAGTCGTAATCTGCACGGGTTTGACCGGCTGACCGTACAGAAACAGCGACGCCAGCGTATCGGTCTTGTTGGCCAGTAGCACCCCGGCGCGGGCCGATTGCTGAAAGACCAGACCGGGAAACCCATCGGCAAAAAACGAAAACGACTGCGCCGGTGCCGCCGGATCGGTGGATTCCAGCACCAGCCACTCCTTGACAAACGGGCGCAGCGCAGCCGATGGCGCAATACGTTGAGGAATCATAGTAATGAGTCAGGCTATGATTTGTGTTAATGCACTGTTTAGCGGCGCAGTAGAAATTGATAGGTCTTCGCTACGCCCCGGTCATTAATCGTCCCGGCACGCCAGTGAGGCATGGCAGCACCTACCCGCGCCAGTTCCTTTTTCAACGTCGGATCGGCATCATACGTCGGGACCAATTCGATGACCTTACCGGTCTTGTCGAGCGTGGCAGTCAACCAGGTTTTCCGCCCTAGCTTGATGGGGTTCTCGGCGTCATCAAGTTGATTGAGCACAAAGGTGTTCAGTTTATCGTCGCCACCAGGGAAAGCAGGCGGAAACTGCGTCTTAATCTGAGGCAGAGGCCCATAGGTGTTGTAGGTAATAACTGGCTTACCGCCATTAATCCCACTTTGCGCCCGCGAATCGGAGCCGGTCGCGGCCCAAACTGTAACGGCCAGGAGAATAGGCAGGATCAGGTTTGAATACGTCTTCATGGTCTTTTCGGCGAAGATGCAGCACTGGCAGGGTGGTTGCATAGCCGCTTGTCGTCTGTTTTACCCCCCGTCTACAAGGCCTTGTACGGCCGGAGGCCATGGCCTCAGGGGCTTATTTTCCCAGTAGCTGTTTGCGATGATTGACACCCCAGTTATGAAGTTCCATCATCACGTTCTTCAACGAACGAGAGTAATCCGTAGCCACGTATTCGATCAAACCCAGATTGTCCTCGTGAACGATGCGTTGGATTAACTGGTGCTCCTCCATATCCTTCAATTCCTTGGCGAGAACTTTAGGGTTGATTTTGGGGATGCTACGCTGTATTTCCGTGAAACGGCGATTGTCGCGCATAATAGACGTCAGAATCAACACTTTCCATTTGCCGCTGATCACGTCCAGCGCATCCCGGATGGGTAGTATCTGGTCTATACAATCGATCTGCTTGGTTTTGCCTTCGGTTAAAATCATAGCGCTTACGTTCAGGTAACTGCCCACAACTGGCAAGTAAAAGTAAAGACCTTTGTCAGACCACCTACTCCGTATCCGGGATGACAAGTCCGAAAAAAACCTCGAAAACGCTCCACATCACCTTGTGGGTTACCCAAGTACTGCTGGCTCTACTGTTCATCGGCTCGGGCGTGTTCAAGTTGGTCACCCCCATTGCTACCCTCGCCCAGATGTGGCCCTGGGCGGGCGCCTATCCGAACCTGCTCCGGCTAACCGCCCTGCTCGATGTATGCGGTGGTGTGGGCATCGTTTTACCGGCGCTCACCCAGATCAGGCCGAGATTGACCGTCCTGGCAGCGTTGGGTTGCGCTACCCTGATGCTGAGTGCCATTGTCTTTCACCTGGCTCGTGGTGAAGGCGCCAACACCCCGATCAACGTTGTCGTGTTGGCCCTTTCGCTTTTCGTAGTCTGGGGCCGTTGGGCAACTGTACCGCCCAGCCTGGTAGCGAAAAAGTAAGTTTCCGGCTATCCGCTGAGGCGTGAGAAAGCGGCACAAAGTCGCTCATCATTTGGGAGCAAACAGGCTAGCTCTTCACTGTTTAGGCTCATCAGCGCTGTTATACGTGCTTCTCCAGCAAGGCTCGATAGTCTGCTGAAAAACAACTTTCTTCCGCACCTGATAGCGATTGGGAAAACAACTGGTCAGCGGCCTGGGTCTTACGAGATAGCTAACTGCCAACGACCCCATGCGCCGTCTGTTTCTGTATTTACTTTTGGTCCTATGCCTGATGAGCACGCCTACACTAGCCCAAACGGGCCAACCGAAGCGCTTTACTAAGGTGCCCGCTGGCTACCTGATGGTGTTGCAGCAGGGCGACAATGTCTTTGAGCAGTTGGAAGCGCTCGCCCGGCAGGAAGCCATCCCGTCGGCTACGTTCACCGGACTAGGGTTTGTCACGATCCAGTTTGGCTTTTTCGACTTCAAAAAGAAGGAGTACAAACCAAAAACGTTTACGGACGTCGAGCTAACCAGCCTGACGGGTAGCCTGGCCTGGCAGGAAGGCAAGCCGTCGATTCACGCGCATGGCGTTGTCGGCGACGAGCAGTTCAGGGCACACGCGGGCCATATTTTGTCCGCCACGGTGAGCACAGGCTCCGTCGAAATCATGATCACGGTACACCCGCAACGGCTTGAGCGAAAAATGAACGAGCAACTGGGTGCCAATGTGCTTAGTCTGGACGAGTAAGTGTCTGGTTTTCTTCGCCGACGAGGCGGCTGGGTACGTTGCCAGCTAGTCAGGTACGTTCCCACTCGCCATCATTTCGCCAGAAAAGAATGTACCCGATCCACTAGCTAGTGGATCGGGTACGTCGTTGATTCAGATAAACTGTAGTTGACGCGCGGGGCGTTACCAGCGCCGATAGACCCGGCGAGGCGCTACGTAAACGGGGCGGGGCCGGGCATAATAGCGGCGCGGGGCGTAATACCGACGCGGCGCGTAATAGACCGGGCGCGGCCGAGCATAGTAGCGGCGCGGGGCGACATAAACGGGACGGGGTACTACGTAGACCGGGCGCGGTGCCACATACACCGGACGAGCATAGTGGCGATAATGGTGGCGGTGACGAAACCGCTGGGCTTCAGCAAATGGGCTGATAAACAGGCTTAAACCAATCAGAAGCAGGGCAAATTTTACCGTTTTCATGTGTTCTTTCTGTTAACGTTGCACCATACGGCGGGCCGCTTTGGGGCCACCCACCTCTCTTAAGACTACCGAAGCAGCCTATAAGTTCAACGACGAACGTTCCTTCAGATTGGCTCAACCGACGTTTTTATGCCGAATAAGCCCAGCCTTTTTCGTAGTCACGGCTCCACAACTTCATGGCTTCCTTGTCTTTGATGTGGCCATTTTTCGTGTCGACCTCAAACGGTTTGTTCACCCGGTACGAGATATTGGCCAGGTGGCAGAGCAACGTACTCTTGGCGCCTTCATCGATGGGCGATGCCTGTTTTTCCTTGCCGCGAATGGCTTCAAAGAAGTTAACCACGTGCCGGGTGGTCATGTCGCCACCGCCGCCAAGCGCCGTACCCGCCTCGGAACCAGCCGACTTACTATCTTTCACGAGCTTGCCATCGCGGTTGTACAATTTGTAGCCGTCCCGGTCGACGTAAACGCTGCCCGTTGAGCCGAAAATGACCGTGCCGCGGTCGGAGCCGTAGGTCTTATAGCCGTTGCGGCTTTTGCCATCCCACTGAATGATCTTGTTGCCCGGAAACCGGAAGGTCGCTTCCATCGTGTCGTATATCGCCCAGCCGTCGTTCATAAAGTGCCGCTTGGCCGCTTCGGTCGACACGTATTCGGGGTACTCGACCTGCAAGGCCCACCGCGCCACGTCGAGTTCGTGAGTGGCGTTATTGCCACTTTCGGCCGTGCCGTAGTGCCAGCCATACCAGTGCCAGTTGTAGTCCCAGGTGTCGTGCGTGTAGGGCATGCGCGGAGCCGGTCCCTGAAACAGATCCCAGTCGAGGCCGTCGGGCACGGGCGCCGCTTTGGGTATGGGCACTTCGCCGCGCTGTGCCACGTAGAAGGCCACGGCTTTGTAGGGCGTACCGATCACCCCGTTATGAATCTGATTGACAATATCGATCGACTCCACCGCCGAGCGCTGCTGATTGCCCATCTGGATCACCTTGCCGTAGCGGCGCTGGCACTCCATCAGAATTTCGCCCTCGCGGGGGTTGTGGCTGCACGGTTTTTCGACGTACACGTGCTTGCCGCCCTGCGTAGCCAGCCACGTACCCGGCGCGTGCCAGTGGTCGGGCGTGGCGATAAACAGCGCATCGACGTTCTTGTCGGCAATGACCTTCCGAATGTCGTTTTCCAGCTTCGGCTGGTAATTGATGTGTTTGGCAAACTTCTGCGCCCCGGCTTCGCGCTGTTTCTTCATCACGTCGCACAGGTACATCAGTTCGACGTTGCTTTCTTTTTTGCCGATGGGTTCGTAGTAAGCGCCCAGCCGCCGACCCAGCCCGGCAATGGCGACGTGGATACGTTCGTTGGCACCCAGAATGCGGGCGTAGCTTTTGGCCGACATGCCGTAGCTGGCAACCGTTAAACCGGCGGTGCCCAGGGCTGCTTTTTTGATAAAATCACGTCTGGAATTGTCCATAAAACGCAGGAGTTGGAGGAAGAAATCAGGTTGTGGTGACAGGAACAACAAACGAATTAAGAGCGGCGCTTGGCTGAGCGGGTCGCCTCGCAAACGCCCCGGAAATACCCCACCGACTCGGCAATACCGGCCAGCGGGTCTTTCATGTCTTTCTCGTATTCGAGGCTGCACGAACCCGAATAGCCGATTTTGCGGAGCATCTGCACAAAGGCCGGAATATCGATCACGCCGCGGCCCAGCTCGCAGGTTTTGCCTTCTTTGGTCGCTGCCGACACGTTTTTGAGGTGAATGTCGAAAATGCGTTTGGCGTAGATCTGCAAATCGGCAACGGGATCTTCGCCGAAGCGTTTGTCGTGGCCCATGTCGAAGCAAAAGCCGATGCGCGGGTCGAGGTCTTTGATTTCCTTGTAAATCGACGCCGGGTTGGGGTAGAGCGCAATGTCGGGGCCGTGGTTATGAATGGCCACGCGGAAGTCGTATTCCTTCACCCGCTTATCCACCAGCGGCAGCAGCTCCACGTTGGGCACGGCTACAATCAGCTTCACCCCTACCCGTTTAGCATAGGCAAACGCCCGATCAACTTCGGCCTCGGTTTTCATGTAGATGGGCCCCACGGCGTAGCCCGTCACGTTCGACTCTTTCAGCTTGGCATGAAACTCGGCGATCTGTTCGGGGGTGCTGTCGAGCGGCAGGTGGAAATCTTTGATGCACAGGTAGTGCACATCCACTTTGCGCAGCATCTCCAGCGCCTGATCGAGTTTAAAATGGACAAACGTATAGCCCGCCATGCCCAGTTTGAACTGATCGTCATTGGCGGCGACGGGAGCCGTGGCCAATGCCTGCGTGCCGCCCAGGCTGCTCAGGGCGGCTAACCCTCCGGTGCTTTTCAGAAAGACTCTACGTGTTGTCATGCTGTTACTTCGTGTTTCGTTCGGTTTGAAACAGTAAAAGCACTTCAACAACCGCACTTAACATAGCGCGAACTGCTTTTGCCAAAAAAGGCAGACCGGGCTGGTCAACGCAACGGCTCGTCGGTGCGTTGAATCAGCTGCAACGCCCGTTCCAGCACCTCATCGCGGCCAGCCCGGATACCGGCCGGGGTGGGCGTGACCAGCACGTCGGGCACAATGCCGACACGCTGGGTTTCGCGGCCGTCGGGGTAATACACGCCAATCCCGCTGAAGGCCGTTCGGTAGCCGCCCGGCAGGGGTACCCACGCAATATTCCCATCGGCACCCGCGGTGGGGCTGCCCACCAGCAACGTACCCGGAACCGACCGAAACGCCATCGCCGTAAATTCGGCCTGGCTCTGCGTCTCGGCGTCGACCAGCACGATAAGTTTACCGCGATAGGCTTTCCCTTTCAGGTGGGGTAGCCTGGTCGGTTTCTCGCTGGCGAACGTACCCGGAAACCGCAGGTTGGCGCGGGTGAAGCGCACAAACGGAACGGGCTCATCGGTCAGGTAGCGGCTGATGAGCCAGAGGGTGCCTTTTGGGTAATTCCGCAAATCGACCAGCAGGGCGCGGGCGGCTTGCAGCGGCTGCATGACACTGTCGACCTGGGGCGTCGTGAGCTTGCCCATGTTTACGTACCCAACGCTGTCAGCCAGCCATTGGCTCACAGGATATTGCTGCGCAGTGGACGCAGCCGCTATAGCCCGGCCCAGTTTCGGGTAGGGATACCGAGGCACCAGCACGACGGTGTCGCGCCCGTTGTGCCGGATGGTAAGCCGGGCTTCGGGGTTAGTGCCAACGCCAATCAGCCACCGCAGGTCGCGCAGTAGCGCCCCTTCATTCGAGGCCGCGATAAACGGGCGCAGGCGCTCAACACGGGCCGGAATCGGCTCGCCATCAATCGCGTGAATGACGGTGCCGGCGGTTACGACCGTGGGTACGTTCAGCGAATCGTTGAAGCGGCGGGTAACGACGAGTTGGCGATCCAGAAAGGTCGCTTCAAACGGGAGCCAGAGCTTACCCCACTCACAACGCAGACAGCGTGTTTTGTCGACGTTCTGCATGAAGGCATGGCTGTCGTTGATGCGGCTAGTCAGTTGATAAAGAGCGCCTTGATAAGCCTCTTCGGTGGTTGCCTGTCGAAATACGGGGATGAGGTCGGTCAGTACGTCGTTCCAGCTGCCATCGACGGCGTACTTGTAGGGAAAGAAATACTGGATGACGTTCCAATAGCGAAACAGGGCCAGCAGGCGACACGGCTCGGCGGCGGTCCCGCGTCCGGGCTGATGGAGGTTTTCGTATAGTTTTTCATTATCAAACGACAGCGCAAACCCCGATTGCGGAGCCGGTTGCTGCACGTAATACGGTTTCCCCTGATAGCGGTTGGCGATCAGGTAGGTCAGTCGCCCTTGAAGATCGGGTGTAAACACCAGCGAATCAGACAGAAAAGCCAGATCGAGGTTGCGTTGCCCCGACTCGCTGACCGGGCAATTCCGGCACGATTTCACCGGCCCCAACTCATCGAGAAGTTGCCCATAAACGGCGGATAATGCCTGTTTATCGGCCGCCTGTTGCACCGCAGGCAGCAACGCCATCAGTTGCTGATCCCAGTCGCGTTTCCCCGGCGCTACGGCGGGATGGTAATACTTCAGAAACCCCCATAGTTTGGCCAGCGAAGCCAGTTTTTGGGTGTCGGTGAGCGGTTGGGCCCGTGAGGAAGCCGATACCAGAAACAGGCAGACGATAAACAGGGTGCGCATACGGAGCGAAAGACGAGTGTACCCACACGACCCGGGTTACAGTAAGTCGTTGCAACGGTAGGTATTAAGGTATGTTAAAATGTCGCCTATCCCCTACGGCATGGGGTGCAGCCCTTCCCAACGTACCTGCCAGCGACCATCTTTTGGAAAACCGGGCGTGGGTGTCTGGTTGCCGTCGTAACCCGCGCAGAGCAAGGCCATTGCCGCCAGCAGGCCCCCGTTGCCGGGCAAATACAGCGTCAGGCGGGGCGTCTGGTAATTGTGTCCGTTGATCAGGTACGTATTGGTCGTGACATTCCTCAGCAGCGCGTCGATGGCGTTATCGGGCCGACCGAGGCGGGCCGCCGTCATGGCGACCAGCGGGAAATCCCAGCCCCAGGTATGATTCCAGTGCCAGACCTGCTCCACCCGGTCGTAGGTACGTTGCATCACCGCCGGGTCCACCACGCCGTTGGGCGGCAGCGTGCTCATTGCGGCCAACACCGCCGGGTGGTCGATGGTGTAGGCGCTGTTGGGGCCATACGAGTCGGTCACGTTTTCGGCGGCTTTGTAGAGGCCATCCTGTTGGGCCAGTGGGGCCAGCCCGTCGATCACGCGCTGCCAGTCGGGATTGGGCGGCAGGCCCAGCCGCTGCCGCCAGCGTTGCGCCGTTTGCAGCCCCCACCGCCAGTAGGCCAGTTCGTAAGGCGGGTTCACCGTCTGCACAGGATCGAAACATT comes from Fibrella aestuarina BUZ 2 and encodes:
- a CDS encoding NAD(P)-dependent oxidoreductase is translated as MRIIIFGATGSIGRELVRQALDQGHTVTAFSRRPESVQVEHPSLQVYAGDVLDYAAVEQAIGGHDAVLCALGAGRKGVVRAEGTRHIIQAMEREGIDRLICQTTLGAGDSRENLNFFWKYLMFGLLLKQAMQDHELQEQYIRRSSLDWTIVRPAAFTDGPLTNLYQHGFGTNAAGLRLKISRADVAAFMLAQLTTATYLRKTPGLSY
- a CDS encoding helix-turn-helix domain-containing protein; this encodes MIPQRIAPSAALRPFVKEWLVLESTDPAAPAQSFSFFADGFPGLVFQQSARAGVLLANKTDTLASLFLYGQPVKPVQITTEGPFRLIVGLLHPQAIGPLLAVRANELTDTCYDLSALPTQGIESLQEQLWHETAAQQVSRLSAYVLQLARTSALGVDPALDYALGRIRITNGLTQLPALQQYLNLSERTFERRFEQYVGISPRLFSRICRFQSALSQLESRHYQKLSDIAFDNGYADQSHFIRSFKEFTGVTPLQFRRHRADARLLSPLGT
- a CDS encoding winged helix-turn-helix transcriptional regulator, coding for MILTEGKTKQIDCIDQILPIRDALDVISGKWKVLILTSIMRDNRRFTEIQRSIPKINPKVLAKELKDMEEHQLIQRIVHEDNLGLIEYVATDYSRSLKNVMMELHNWGVNHRKQLLGK
- a CDS encoding DoxX family protein, coding for MTSPKKTSKTLHITLWVTQVLLALLFIGSGVFKLVTPIATLAQMWPWAGAYPNLLRLTALLDVCGGVGIVLPALTQIRPRLTVLAALGCATLMLSAIVFHLARGEGANTPINVVVLALSLFVVWGRWATVPPSLVAKK
- a CDS encoding PPC domain-containing DNA-binding protein — protein: MRRLFLYLLLVLCLMSTPTLAQTGQPKRFTKVPAGYLMVLQQGDNVFEQLEALARQEAIPSATFTGLGFVTIQFGFFDFKKKEYKPKTFTDVELTSLTGSLAWQEGKPSIHAHGVVGDEQFRAHAGHILSATVSTGSVEIMITVHPQRLERKMNEQLGANVLSLDE
- a CDS encoding Gfo/Idh/MocA family protein, which encodes MDNSRRDFIKKAALGTAGLTVASYGMSAKSYARILGANERIHVAIAGLGRRLGAYYEPIGKKESNVELMYLCDVMKKQREAGAQKFAKHINYQPKLENDIRKVIADKNVDALFIATPDHWHAPGTWLATQGGKHVYVEKPCSHNPREGEILMECQRRYGKVIQMGNQQRSAVESIDIVNQIHNGVIGTPYKAVAFYVAQRGEVPIPKAAPVPDGLDWDLFQGPAPRMPYTHDTWDYNWHWYGWHYGTAESGNNATHELDVARWALQVEYPEYVSTEAAKRHFMNDGWAIYDTMEATFRFPGNKIIQWDGKSRNGYKTYGSDRGTVIFGSTGSVYVDRDGYKLYNRDGKLVKDSKSAGSEAGTALGGGGDMTTRHVVNFFEAIRGKEKQASPIDEGAKSTLLCHLANISYRVNKPFEVDTKNGHIKDKEAMKLWSRDYEKGWAYSA
- a CDS encoding sugar phosphate isomerase/epimerase family protein, which encodes MTTRRVFLKSTGGLAALSSLGGTQALATAPVAANDDQFKLGMAGYTFVHFKLDQALEMLRKVDVHYLCIKDFHLPLDSTPEQIAEFHAKLKESNVTGYAVGPIYMKTEAEVDRAFAYAKRVGVKLIVAVPNVELLPLVDKRVKEYDFRVAIHNHGPDIALYPNPASIYKEIKDLDPRIGFCFDMGHDKRFGEDPVADLQIYAKRIFDIHLKNVSAATKEGKTCELGRGVIDIPAFVQMLRKIGYSGSCSLEYEKDMKDPLAGIAESVGYFRGVCEATRSAKRRS
- a CDS encoding S41 family peptidase, translating into MRTLFIVCLFLVSASSRAQPLTDTQKLASLAKLWGFLKYYHPAVAPGKRDWDQQLMALLPAVQQAADKQALSAVYGQLLDELGPVKSCRNCPVSESGQRNLDLAFLSDSLVFTPDLQGRLTYLIANRYQGKPYYVQQPAPQSGFALSFDNEKLYENLHQPGRGTAAEPCRLLALFRYWNVIQYFFPYKYAVDGSWNDVLTDLIPVFRQATTEEAYQGALYQLTSRINDSHAFMQNVDKTRCLRCEWGKLWLPFEATFLDRQLVVTRRFNDSLNVPTVVTAGTVIHAIDGEPIPARVERLRPFIAASNEGALLRDLRWLIGVGTNPEARLTIRHNGRDTVVLVPRYPYPKLGRAIAAASTAQQYPVSQWLADSVGYVNMGKLTTPQVDSVMQPLQAARALLVDLRNYPKGTLWLISRYLTDEPVPFVRFTRANLRFPGTFASEKPTRLPHLKGKAYRGKLIVLVDAETQSQAEFTAMAFRSVPGTLLVGSPTAGADGNIAWVPLPGGYRTAFSGIGVYYPDGRETQRVGIVPDVLVTPTPAGIRAGRDEVLERALQLIQRTDEPLR